The following is a genomic window from Aphelocoma coerulescens isolate FSJ_1873_10779 chromosome 5, UR_Acoe_1.0, whole genome shotgun sequence.
AAACATTTAGGAAGGCAGGGGGGCAGCTAAACCAGCCTTTCAATAGTGCAGTAGGAAGAATACAAAACTAAATGCGTTGTTAGTGCAGGGAGCCAATGCGAGCAGCATGAGAATTCCTGCATGCTGCGAGCACTCTCACACCTGTAAAAGCAACACAGTTGGACTTGTCTTTCTCAAAGTAAGCTCACAGATCAAAAAGTCTACTAAACCTTTCACAGTACCTCTCCACCTATCATTTAACATTTACGTGCCAGCCCTGCTTCAGTCAGTTTTAAAACCATTGTGCAAGAATTACCAAGCAGTTACAAGGCATTAGTGGACTAagtgctttcttttttaaatccaaACCGAGGAACTGagacagaatcataaaatgagGCTACCAAAGGTCACAAAAGTCAATGTCAAAACCAAGATTAGAAGCCCTGAATTCCTGGATCCTAGCCCTGTACTCAAACCCTTTCCCCACCACTTAAAATATGTGTTAACAAATGCAGGAACTTCGGGCACATGCTTTACTTATACATGCACAGGTCACAAGGGGACAGGTATTTCCAAAAAAGCTTGGCCTTATCCGCAAAAAGATTATTAAAAGTATTTCCACAAACGTATTTCCAtcctctcctcccctgccccacaCCACTCCCAactcctgccctccctgctccctccggCACTTACCAAAAAGCAAAGTTGTGGCCAGTTGTGGATAAAATACCTATATGTGTAAATGGAGTAGGGTTCAGACAGATCTTTGGTGATCAGTCTCATGATATCGGGCATCTGCAGCTCTGACTCATACTGGACGTATCGTATCGTTAGGTCCTCCTCGGGCTGACAGTCCGTTCCCGAGCCTTTCAAACTGCAGGCTGCTGCTAAGGACCCGGAGAGTAGCTGCAgggactcctcctcctcctcccctccttcatccccctcctcctgctcttcctcctccaagCCAGTCTCTCCTGCCAGCCCATTGCGGGCTGCAGTCTTAGCAGCAGCAGTCGTGGTTGTGGCAGCAGGCTGGCTCCTGTCCCCTTTagctgggggagaaggaggaggagagggtgCAGTCCTTCCCTGGGGAGGGAGGTGGTTGGCGTGGGGGGACGAGCAGGGCGCTGCGGTGGGGGGCGACGACTGCTGCTGTCCGGAGCCCATTGTTTTGCTGGCTCGCTTGTTCTCCAGCCCCTCGGGGGCCGCCCCTGCCTCCGAGCCCAGGATCTTGCCCTTGAGGGAGGCCCGCAGGTGCCGCAGCTCGGGGCTGATGAGGCCGTTGAGCTGGTGGTTGTGGTGCGGGGGGTGGTGGTGGCGATGGTGGTGGCGGTGCTGCGAGCCCCCCTTGCCGCCGtcgctgcctcctcctcctcctcctcctcgctgctgctgctgctgctcccgtCCGCCCGCgggtccctcctcttcctcctcctcttcggcCTCCTCGTCCTGGGCGCCGGtgcaggcggcggcggcggcggcataggaggtggcagaggaggaggaggaggaagcagccccccctcctcctcctcctccggggAAGGGGGAGAGCGTGTCCCCCTGCGGGGACAGGACGCTGCTAGGCCCCGGCGGTACCTCGGCCATATCCTACGGGAGAGACCGACACAAACTCaccggggaggaggaggagggcgcCAAACCGAACAGGGGCGGCGGGAAGGTGGAGGGGAGGCGCGGCGGCCTCACGGG
Proteins encoded in this region:
- the NAA30 gene encoding N-alpha-acetyltransferase 30; its protein translation is MAEVPPGPSSVLSPQGDTLSPFPGGGGGGGAASSSSSSATSYAAAAAACTGAQDEEAEEEEEEEGPAGGREQQQQQRGGGGGGGSDGGKGGSQHRHHHRHHHPPHHNHQLNGLISPELRHLRASLKGKILGSEAGAAPEGLENKRASKTMGSGQQQSSPPTAAPCSSPHANHLPPQGRTAPSPPPSPPAKGDRSQPAATTTTAAAKTAARNGLAGETGLEEEEQEEGDEGGEEEEESLQLLSGSLAAACSLKGSGTDCQPEEDLTIRYVQYESELQMPDIMRLITKDLSEPYSIYTYRYFIHNWPQLCFLAMVGEECVGAIVCKLDMHKKMFRRGYIAMLAVDSKYRRKGIGTNLVKKAIYAMVEGDCDEVVLETEITNKSALKLYENLGFVRDKRLFRYYLNGVDALRLKLWLR